In Paenibacillus sp. FSL M7-0420, a single genomic region encodes these proteins:
- the coaE gene encoding dephospho-CoA kinase (Dephospho-CoA kinase (CoaE) performs the final step in coenzyme A biosynthesis.): MIIGLTGGIASGKSTVSALFVRKGAALVDADVIAREVMLPGHPVLAAAVEAFGDRILLPDGSLDRAGLGEIVFRDPEALKTLNNLTHPAIRREIKDRMYALEQENPQRLVIVDIPLLYESELDSLFDQIIVVYVPRRVQLARLMERSGMKLEQAEDRLRSQMDIELKRRKANYVIDNSGDLESAELQVARLWDRLGLI; this comes from the coding sequence ATGATTATAGGCTTAACCGGAGGCATCGCTTCGGGAAAAAGCACCGTGTCTGCACTGTTTGTCCGCAAGGGAGCTGCGCTGGTGGATGCTGATGTCATCGCCCGAGAGGTGATGCTCCCCGGACACCCGGTGCTGGCGGCAGCGGTGGAGGCTTTTGGAGACCGCATCCTGCTGCCTGACGGTTCGCTGGACCGGGCAGGTCTTGGCGAGATTGTCTTCCGGGACCCGGAGGCGCTTAAGACACTGAATAACCTGACCCATCCGGCAATCCGCAGGGAGATCAAGGACAGGATGTATGCGCTTGAACAGGAGAATCCGCAACGTCTCGTCATTGTGGACATTCCGCTGCTCTACGAATCAGAGCTGGATTCCTTGTTTGATCAGATTATTGTGGTCTATGTTCCGAGGAGGGTGCAGTTAGCCCGCCTCATGGAGCGCAGCGGAATGAAGCTGGAACAGGCGGAGGACCGGCTGCGGTCCCAGATGGATATTGAACTGAAGCGCAGGAAAGCGAATTATGTGATCGACAATAGCGGTGATCTGGAGTCTGCAGAGCTTCAGGTTGCCCGGCTGTGGGACAGGCTGGGCCTGATATGA
- a CDS encoding lytic transglycosylase domain-containing protein: MKWLRKKRVLLLLFIGFTAILFLGSNWMSWFYPIHYKAEIRQHSQTYEMDPFLVASIIRVETNYKTGRESKKGALGLMQLMPDTAKWALEKAKLPDVSLERLKQEPSSNIELGTWYLSTLSKQFDGNRIAVIAAYNAGPGKVQSWLDEGQWDGTEASVKDIPFGETRHYVQRVIYYYDQYTELYSEF, translated from the coding sequence ATGAAGTGGCTGCGTAAAAAAAGAGTTCTGCTGCTGCTGTTCATCGGCTTCACCGCGATCCTGTTTCTTGGCTCCAACTGGATGTCATGGTTTTATCCTATTCATTATAAAGCAGAGATCCGCCAGCACAGCCAGACGTATGAGATGGACCCGTTCCTGGTGGCGTCCATCATCCGTGTGGAGACCAATTATAAGACCGGCCGCGAATCCAAAAAAGGCGCACTGGGGCTCATGCAGCTCATGCCGGATACCGCCAAGTGGGCGCTCGAAAAGGCCAAGCTCCCCGACGTGTCGCTGGAGCGGCTGAAGCAAGAGCCCTCCTCCAATATTGAACTGGGCACCTGGTATTTGTCTACGCTGTCCAAGCAGTTCGACGGCAACCGTATAGCGGTCATAGCCGCCTATAATGCCGGGCCCGGTAAGGTGCAGAGCTGGTTGGATGAAGGGCAATGGGACGGAACAGAAGCCTCTGTGAAGGACATTCCGTTCGGTGAGACGCGTCACTACGTGCAGCGTGTAATTTATTATTATGATCAATATACCGAGCTCTATAGTGAGTTCTAG
- a CDS encoding alpha/beta-type small acid-soluble spore protein, which translates to MSQNNNSNNLVAPNSRGALEQLKYEVAQELGITLSPDGYQGNKTSYENGSIGGYITKRLVTLAEQQLAGQYK; encoded by the coding sequence ATGAGCCAAAATAACAACTCCAATAACCTGGTAGCTCCAAACTCACGCGGTGCCTTGGAACAACTGAAATATGAAGTTGCCCAGGAACTAGGTATCACCCTCTCCCCAGACGGATACCAAGGCAATAAAACTTCTTACGAAAACGGTTCGATCGGTGGTTACATCACTAAACGTCTTGTAACCCTGGCTGAGCAGCAGTTGGCAGGTCAGTACAAATAA
- the nrdR gene encoding transcriptional regulator NrdR, translating into MKCPYCDHTNTKVLDSRPANENKSIRRRRECELCSRRFTTFEMIEETPLIVIKKGGSREEFSRDKILRGLIRACEKRPVPVERLEVIVSEVEKSLRGIALAEIESRQIGELVMEQLYPVDEVAYVRFASVYRQFKDINMFMKELKGLLSKNTEELDGL; encoded by the coding sequence ATGAAATGTCCTTACTGCGACCACACCAATACCAAAGTCCTGGACTCGCGCCCGGCCAATGAGAATAAGTCCATCCGCCGCAGGCGGGAATGCGAGCTGTGCAGCCGCCGTTTCACCACCTTCGAGATGATTGAAGAGACCCCCCTGATTGTGATCAAAAAAGGCGGCAGCCGTGAAGAGTTCAGCCGTGACAAAATCCTCCGCGGCCTGATCCGTGCCTGCGAGAAGCGTCCGGTCCCTGTTGAGCGCCTGGAGGTCATCGTATCCGAGGTGGAGAAAAGCCTGCGCGGCATCGCCCTCGCCGAGATCGAGAGCCGCCAGATCGGCGAGCTGGTCATGGAGCAGCTCTACCCTGTCGACGAGGTAGCCTACGTCCGCTTCGCGTCCGTGTACCGCCAGTTCAAGGACATTAACATGTTCATGAAGGAACTGAAGGGACTGCTGTCCAAGAACACGGAGGAGCTGGACGGGCTGTAG